From Algoriphagus sp. NG3, the proteins below share one genomic window:
- the pncA gene encoding bifunctional nicotinamidase/pyrazinamidase — MAMNLKNSVLLIVDVQNDFLPGGALAVEKGDEIIPVINALQEKFDFIVSTQDFHPADHGSFAANHKGKSPGEVIELDGLSQILWPVHCVEGSEGAEFHEDLNPIKWKAIFQKGRNTLVDSYSGFFDNARREDTGLGEFLQREGITDVYVTGLAQDYCVKFTALDAVALGFKTYLITDATRAVNLSPEDGNKALEEMESGGVILVGSTEITQ, encoded by the coding sequence ATGGCAATGAATCTGAAAAATAGTGTGCTCCTGATAGTGGATGTGCAAAATGACTTCCTGCCCGGTGGCGCTTTGGCAGTAGAAAAGGGGGATGAGATCATCCCGGTGATCAATGCTTTACAGGAGAAGTTTGATTTTATAGTCTCCACCCAGGATTTTCATCCGGCAGATCATGGAAGTTTTGCGGCCAATCATAAGGGGAAAAGTCCAGGAGAGGTGATTGAACTGGATGGATTGTCCCAGATTCTCTGGCCGGTACACTGTGTAGAAGGATCGGAAGGAGCAGAATTTCATGAGGATCTGAATCCAATTAAATGGAAGGCAATCTTCCAAAAAGGAAGGAATACCCTTGTTGATTCCTACTCAGGATTCTTTGACAATGCCAGAAGAGAAGATACAGGGCTTGGGGAATTTCTCCAACGCGAAGGCATTACAGATGTATATGTGACTGGCTTGGCTCAGGATTACTGCGTGAAGTTCACTGCTTTGGATGCTGTAGCTTTGGGATTTAAAACTTACCTGATCACTGATGCCACACGAGCGGTGAACCTTTCTCCTGAAGATGGCAACAAAGCACTCGAAGAGATGGAAAGTGGAGGAGTAATATTAGTAGGAAGTACAGAAATAACACAATAG
- a CDS encoding nicotinate phosphoribosyltransferase, translating to MKITQDLYKGSLALLTDFYQLTMAYAYWKSGKAEQEAVFNLFFRKHPFQGGFTIAAGLDYVVDYCKNFQFSEEDLNYLATMKGKDNELLFEKGFLDYLRDMEFSCDIDAVEEGTVVFPNTPLVRVKGPLIQCQLLETPLLNIINFQSLIATKAARIALAAKGEPILEFGLRRAQGIDGGLAASRAAYIGGSTSTSNVMAGKLFGIPVSGTHAHSWIMSFETEIEAFEAYAEAFPDQAVFLVDTYDTVNGIKNAIKIGNALRSKGKEMLGIRIDSGDLAYFSNIAREMLDKAGFPEAKIVASNDLDEHIITSLKGQEASINVWGVGTKLVTAFDQPALGGVYKLSAIRNEQGEWMPKLKLSQQSMKINIPGLHTIKRYFSKGKAVADMIYLEDQELNPQAALIIDPNDPTRRKRMMPAFYEEEILLKPIFRSGKLNYQLPTLLEIKERVQTQLNSLDKTHKRLVNPHLYPIGLEENLHNLRMDLVLKSKPSHNGNESEK from the coding sequence ATGAAAATTACTCAAGATCTATATAAAGGCTCATTGGCACTTCTGACAGACTTTTACCAGCTTACTATGGCTTATGCCTACTGGAAGTCGGGTAAAGCTGAGCAAGAGGCAGTGTTTAATCTATTCTTCAGAAAGCACCCATTTCAGGGAGGATTCACAATTGCCGCTGGTTTGGATTATGTAGTAGATTACTGCAAAAACTTCCAGTTCTCTGAGGAAGATCTGAATTACCTGGCTACCATGAAAGGCAAGGACAACGAGCTTCTCTTCGAAAAGGGTTTTTTGGATTACCTCCGTGATATGGAGTTTAGCTGTGATATAGATGCTGTGGAGGAGGGAACTGTTGTATTCCCAAATACGCCTCTGGTGAGGGTAAAAGGCCCGCTGATTCAGTGTCAATTGCTGGAAACACCTCTGCTGAATATTATCAATTTTCAAAGTCTCATCGCTACTAAGGCTGCGCGTATTGCACTTGCGGCTAAAGGGGAGCCTATCCTTGAGTTTGGTCTGCGCAGAGCCCAAGGGATAGATGGAGGACTGGCTGCATCCAGGGCTGCTTACATAGGTGGAAGTACCTCTACAAGCAATGTGATGGCAGGCAAACTTTTTGGGATACCCGTTTCCGGTACTCATGCCCATAGCTGGATCATGTCATTTGAGACAGAGATCGAAGCCTTTGAAGCTTATGCTGAGGCATTCCCTGACCAGGCTGTTTTCCTCGTAGATACATATGATACCGTCAATGGAATCAAAAATGCCATTAAAATAGGGAATGCCTTGCGCAGTAAGGGAAAGGAAATGTTAGGCATTCGGATAGATTCCGGTGACTTGGCCTATTTCAGTAATATTGCCAGGGAGATGCTGGACAAAGCTGGATTCCCGGAGGCTAAGATAGTAGCTTCAAATGATCTGGATGAACATATCATCACTTCCTTAAAAGGACAAGAGGCATCTATCAATGTGTGGGGAGTGGGGACCAAATTAGTTACAGCATTTGATCAGCCAGCGCTGGGTGGGGTATATAAACTTTCTGCTATCCGCAATGAACAGGGGGAATGGATGCCTAAGCTGAAACTTTCCCAACAATCCATGAAGATCAATATACCGGGGCTTCATACGATCAAACGATATTTTTCAAAAGGGAAGGCTGTAGCGGATATGATCTATTTGGAGGATCAGGAGTTGAATCCACAGGCAGCGTTGATCATTGATCCGAACGACCCCACCAGAAGGAAGCGCATGATGCCTGCCTTCTATGAGGAGGAGATTCTGCTGAAACCGATCTTTAGAAGCGGGAAGCTTAACTATCAATTGCCCACTCTCCTTGAAATCAAAGAGCGGGTTCAAACTCAGCTCAATAGCCTGGACAAGACGCACAAAAGACTGGTGAATCCCCATTTGTATCCCATCGGACTGGAGGAAAACCTACATAATCTTAGAATGGACTTAGTGCTCAAATCAAAACCATCCCACAATGGCAATGAATCTGAAAAATAG
- a CDS encoding acyl-CoA dehydrogenase family protein — translation MFGLPRTLFNEEHDLFRASVRDFIAKEITPYNAQWEKNKMVSRESWRKLGENGFLGIQAPEHLGGTNIQDFRYNAVFIEELGLSGCSAPAIGYPLHNDIVMPYILHFGTKEAMEKYIPKMISGEFIGAVAMTEPGAGSDLQGIRTSAIDQGDHYLINGSKTFITNGYLSDVVVVAVKTDPKKGAKGISLLLMDNSMEGYTKGLPFDKVGLHAQDTCELFFEDVKVPKENLLGAEGEGFKYLMTELAQERLVVALAAVALGEYMLQETVKYVKERRAFNQPLSDFQNTRFKLAEMCAALEQGRIYCDYLVQLHNEGKLDSAMASAAKYNMTELQCKVADECVQLHGGYGYMWDYGVARAYADARVQRIYAGTNEIMKELIARKILK, via the coding sequence ATGTTTGGACTGCCCCGAACTCTTTTCAACGAAGAACACGACCTTTTCAGAGCAAGTGTACGAGATTTTATTGCCAAGGAAATTACCCCGTATAATGCACAATGGGAAAAAAACAAGATGGTGTCCCGTGAAAGTTGGCGCAAACTTGGGGAAAATGGATTTTTGGGGATCCAGGCCCCCGAGCATCTTGGAGGTACGAATATTCAGGATTTCCGCTATAATGCTGTTTTTATAGAGGAGCTTGGGCTGAGTGGCTGCTCTGCTCCGGCGATAGGATATCCTCTTCATAATGATATAGTGATGCCGTACATTTTGCATTTTGGGACAAAAGAGGCTATGGAGAAGTACATCCCTAAAATGATTTCCGGTGAATTCATTGGGGCGGTGGCTATGACAGAGCCTGGAGCAGGGAGTGATTTACAGGGAATCCGAACCAGTGCCATTGATCAGGGTGATCATTATCTGATCAATGGAAGTAAAACTTTTATTACCAACGGCTACCTCTCTGATGTGGTAGTAGTAGCAGTGAAAACAGATCCCAAAAAAGGAGCCAAAGGGATAAGCTTATTACTGATGGATAACAGTATGGAGGGATATACCAAAGGGCTTCCCTTTGATAAGGTGGGGCTCCATGCACAGGATACTTGTGAATTGTTTTTTGAAGATGTGAAAGTCCCAAAAGAAAACCTGCTTGGTGCGGAAGGCGAAGGATTCAAATACCTGATGACTGAGTTGGCCCAGGAGCGTTTGGTTGTGGCACTGGCAGCGGTGGCATTAGGTGAGTACATGCTTCAGGAGACGGTTAAGTATGTGAAGGAGCGAAGAGCTTTCAACCAACCCTTGTCGGATTTCCAAAATACCCGCTTCAAATTAGCTGAGATGTGCGCGGCTTTGGAACAAGGGCGGATTTACTGTGACTATCTGGTGCAGCTTCATAATGAAGGCAAGCTGGATTCCGCAATGGCCTCCGCTGCCAAATACAATATGACTGAATTGCAGTGTAAAGTAGCTGACGAATGTGTGCAGCTGCATGGTGGGTATGGGTATATGTGGGATTACGGTGTAGCCAGGGCTTATGCAGATGCCAGAGTTCAGCGGATATATGCAGGGACTAATGAGATTATGAAGGAGCTGATCGCAAGAAAAATCCTGAAATAG
- a CDS encoding acyl-CoA thioesterase gives MFEFNPDKNYPKETESRVLIRFQDCDPLRHLNNAKYFDYFFNAREDQVPKLYGVEMMDFIRKYQAAWVIYNHNISYVKPAKVGEWVRIKSRIVWHNHNTVLLEYYMTDDNESQLKTLLWTTMRYVTLEEGKSTDHTGAVSEFLTATSMNLDISAIEIKDRVKTLSLELKKN, from the coding sequence ATGTTTGAATTTAACCCAGATAAGAATTATCCTAAGGAAACAGAAAGCAGGGTTCTGATCAGATTTCAGGACTGTGACCCACTCAGGCATCTGAATAATGCCAAGTACTTTGATTACTTTTTCAATGCCAGGGAGGATCAGGTGCCCAAGCTATATGGTGTAGAGATGATGGATTTTATCAGAAAATACCAGGCCGCATGGGTGATTTACAATCACAACATCTCCTATGTGAAGCCTGCAAAAGTAGGAGAGTGGGTGCGCATCAAGAGCCGGATTGTATGGCACAATCACAACACGGTGCTGTTGGAGTATTATATGACAGATGATAATGAAAGCCAGCTAAAGACGCTGCTTTGGACTACCATGCGCTACGTGACCTTGGAGGAAGGTAAATCCACCGATCATACCGGAGCCGTAAGCGAATTCCTGACAGCTACTTCCATGAACCTGGATATTTCGGCAATTGAGATTAAAGATAGAGTCAAGACCCTTTCCCTTGAACTGAAGAAAAATTGA
- a CDS encoding DMT family transporter: MLLAGVFFALMNVSVKYIPHIPAIEIIVFRSVFSLVFSYLVLKKQNVNVFGNNKKWLIIRGVVGSIGLISFFYTLQNIPLASAVTIQYLSPVFTTIFGVFLLKEKVKPIQFLFFAISFAGVVVIQGVDARVDTFWASIGIVSAIFSGLAYNVIRKLKNTEHPLVIIFYFPLVTLPFALIVSAFGWVHPEGWDWAILLLIGICTQTAQYFLTIAYQNANVSKVASLTYIGIVYALLFGFFFFEETFSAMAYLGMGLVLIGILLNMRVKQVS; this comes from the coding sequence ATGCTGCTGGCCGGGGTATTTTTCGCGCTAATGAATGTGTCAGTAAAGTATATTCCACATATTCCTGCTATAGAAATTATCGTTTTTAGATCAGTTTTTTCTTTGGTTTTCAGCTATTTGGTGCTGAAAAAACAAAACGTCAATGTCTTCGGGAATAATAAAAAATGGCTCATTATCCGAGGGGTCGTGGGTTCCATAGGATTGATCTCTTTCTTCTATACACTGCAGAATATACCGCTTGCGAGTGCGGTCACTATCCAGTATTTGTCCCCGGTTTTTACCACTATTTTCGGGGTATTTCTACTTAAGGAAAAGGTAAAACCTATTCAGTTTTTGTTTTTTGCAATTTCCTTTGCCGGTGTAGTGGTCATCCAGGGTGTGGATGCGAGAGTGGATACTTTCTGGGCTTCCATAGGGATAGTCTCGGCGATATTTTCAGGTTTGGCCTATAATGTCATCCGGAAACTTAAAAACACAGAGCACCCGCTGGTCATAATCTTCTATTTTCCTTTGGTTACACTGCCTTTTGCCCTTATCGTTTCAGCCTTTGGGTGGGTTCATCCGGAAGGATGGGACTGGGCCATCTTGCTTCTGATAGGTATTTGCACCCAAACAGCCCAGTATTTCCTGACTATAGCTTACCAGAATGCGAATGTGTCCAAAGTAGCAAGTCTTACCTATATCGGAATTGTCTATGCCTTGTTGTTCGGTTTTTTCTTTTTTGAAGAAACTTTCAGCGCCATGGCCTACCTGGGAATGGGCTTGGTCTTGATCGGGATATTATTAAATATGCGGGTAAAGCAAGTTTCTTAA